caagaaagaaagaaagtctGCAGCATAAAGAATTGTTTATTTTAGTCATTACTGCTGCTATTTGGCTGATTCTCTTATTGTTTCAACATAATGGAATTAATTAATGTGAATCTTTTttgttatttgattttaatgttGATTCTCTCGTGTTCTTATTTCGTTTCTTCGTTGGTTatggatttatttattttttgtttttatgtgtGCAGACTTatgatagacccttcatccagAAATGGCTGAAAGCAGGGAACCGGACATGCCCTCTCACTCAGCAAGTCCTGTCACACACATTCCTTACTCCTAATCACTTGATCAGGGAAATGATATCACAATGGTGCAAGAGTCAAGGGTTAGAGTTCCCGGACCCTGTTCATTACGATAACGAGGAAGGAATAACAGAAGCTGATCGTGACCATTTTCTGTCTTTGCTTGAAAAGATGTCCTCTGCAGTTCCTGAACAGAAAGAATCTGCAAGGGAGCTTCGATTGTTGACAAAGAGGATGCCCTCATTCCGAGCATTGTTTGGCGAGACAATTGGGGCCATTCCTCAATTGCTCAATCCACTTTCAGCAAGCAAGTCTGGAAGTGATATTCCACCTGATCTTCAAGAAGATGTGATCACAACCCTTTTAAATTTGTCAATCCATGATAACAATAAGAAGCTTGTTGCTGAAACCCCTATGGTAATTCCTCTACTTATGGAAGCATTAAGGTCGGGAACCATTGAAACGAGGACTAATGCAGCAGCAGCGCTTTTCACATTATCTGCTCTTGATTCAAACAAGGCACTTATTGGGAAATCAGGTGCCATAAAACCACTTCTAGACCTTCTAGAGGAGGGAAATCCGTCAACTATGAAAGATGTTGCTTCTGCTATTTTTTCCCTATGTTTTGTACAAGAAAACAAGGCAAGAGCTGTGAGGGATGGTGCGTTGAAggtgattttgaacaatattATGAATGGTGTGCTTGTTGATGAATTATTAGCTATCCTCGCAATTCTTTCCAGTCATCAGAGGGCTGTCGAAGAAATGGGAGAGCTTGGAGCTGTTCCTTGCTTGCTTCGGATTATCAGGGAGAGCACTTGTGAACGCAACAAGGAAAATTGCATTGCCATTCTTCACACAATTTGTTTGTACGATCGAACCAAGTGGAAGGCGCTGAGAGAAGAAGAGCATTCTTATGGTT
This genomic interval from Manihot esculenta cultivar AM560-2 chromosome 12, M.esculenta_v8, whole genome shotgun sequence contains the following:
- the LOC110628600 gene encoding U-box domain-containing protein 9 isoform X1, yielding MAKTGVFDSDPTVMAKATELKKELQKLVRTIVDDDDYLTETIDQARNTLCALKELKMNKRSLSLKLCQTLSCPDEFKCPLSKELMRDPVILATGQTYDRPFIQKWLKAGNRTCPLTQQVLSHTFLTPNHLIREMISQWCKSQGLEFPDPVHYDNEEGITEADRDHFLSLLEKMSSAVPEQKESARELRLLTKRMPSFRALFGETIGAIPQLLNPLSASKSGSDIPPDLQEDVITTLLNLSIHDNNKKLVAETPMVIPLLMEALRSGTIETRTNAAAALFTLSALDSNKALIGKSGAIKPLLDLLEEGNPSTMKDVASAIFSLCFVQENKARAVRDGALKVILNNIMNGVLVDELLAILAILSSHQRAVEEMGELGAVPCLLRIIRESTCERNKENCIAILHTICLYDRTKWKALREEEHSYGSISKLARDGTSRAKRKASGILERLNRAVNLTHTA
- the LOC110628600 gene encoding U-box domain-containing protein 9 isoform X2, whose amino-acid sequence is MISQWCKSQGLEFPDPVHYDNEEGITEADRDHFLSLLEKMSSAVPEQKESARELRLLTKRMPSFRALFGETIGAIPQLLNPLSASKSGSDIPPDLQEDVITTLLNLSIHDNNKKLVAETPMVIPLLMEALRSGTIETRTNAAAALFTLSALDSNKALIGKSGAIKPLLDLLEEGNPSTMKDVASAIFSLCFVQENKARAVRDGALKVILNNIMNGVLVDELLAILAILSSHQRAVEEMGELGAVPCLLRIIRESTCERNKENCIAILHTICLYDRTKWKALREEEHSYGSISKLARDGTSRAKRKASGILERLNRAVNLTHTA